A region of the Lycium barbarum isolate Lr01 chromosome 1, ASM1917538v2, whole genome shotgun sequence genome:
GAAAGCTTAAAAGTGATAGCAGAATGCAGAGAAGCAAGCTTACCATCCCTGAGCCAATGAGGTACTGAATTGTCTTTTCAACTTGCCTCATATCAACTCTTCCAGAAAGATATAAGTATTTGTTGAGAAGGTCACCATGCCTATTTTCCTCGGCAGTCCATGCCCTCGTCCAAATGGCCCAAGGAGTTAGGCTGGCACCAGTTTCATCACGAACGCCATCCAGGGTGTTAAGCATTGTCTGATAAGTTGGAAGAGCCTCCTCTGTGATCATATCTCCTACTAATACAACAAAGTATTCATCAGGAATTTCCTTGCACCTCTCCCTTAGCTCCTTGATCTGCTCATCAAATCCTTCTGAGGCAGGATCAGGAAGAAAGTCACTGGCCTGCCAACACTTCTCAACAGGCTTTAAGTGCACCAAGATATTATTCTCAGCCCAATCATGCAGGGAATCAAAGATTTCACGCTTCTCTGGCGGCATGGAATGGGTAACTTGAACATGTACCTCTCGTGGAGGACTGAATGGCTTCTTCAGATTTCCACCTTCCCTACAATTAGCAGAAGCAGAATTACAATTACAATTATGCACTTTTGAAAAGATTAGCTACAACAGCAAATTTAAGTCTGAGTCTAGTTCAAGGCAAAAGATTATCTGGTCCCAAGAAGAAAAACACTAGTCAGGAACAAAGCAATGAATGACGCCATCAATACTCCCCTTTTTTGGCGGGGAGAAAAGAATTCCCCCTTACTTTGTCACTCACCTTTTACTATTGTTTTTCAAGTAGTTACCTCCCAAAGTAGGTCCGGAGGTGTGATCAaacattcatatatatacatatgaagaAAAGACTCTACCCAGTTCAACTTTTCCTACATGAAGAAGTAAACAACAGAAATCTGTCCAACCTATTGGTAAAGTACATTGACAGAACCAGTTCTAATTCTGACAGTCAATCAGTACAATGATGATATTCTAACCAATGCGTGCATTATCAATTTAAATGACACAGCGGGGGATAAAGCAATATGACCCTCAATAATGACTAAGCTAGTGGCAAATAAGAAATAATAGAAAAAAATCAATAAAGGTATTTCAAGTCAGAGGCGGATGTAGTGCAGAAGTTATGGGTTCATGAGAACCCAATAGCTTTAGCTCAAACTTTTTATATGTTCTAATAAAATCTACTAAATCAGCATACATAATAGATTTTGAACCTGGTAACTCAAATGGTTTTTTTATGACAGCAGTGACCTGGCCAGCTTGCGTACACCTCGACTATTTCACCAGGTACCTGCTACCTTCCATCAACACAAGTAACTTCGCCCACTTAGGCAAAGGGGGGAAAATTAACTATTGTTTTTTGCCTCCACTAGGTCTTGAACCTGAGCCCTCATATAGTTCTCCCACTTTACTGATAAATGAGTTCTGATAGAATTTTGAAGTCGGACCCATAAAAttcaaatcctgaatccgcctccGTCTCAAGTAAGGATCACATTGAATATTCATGCATATGCAGATGCACTAATCAAATTTGCATCAGATTtcagttttacttttttttttttttgggtggtggTGGTGCCTGGGCTGCCTTTTAATTGCCTCCACCAATCCACATTCCACTGGGCAGCCTGTTATATCCCACAAAGATATGCGCAAATGAACTCATACTGAGGGTTGTTTGGCTCATGGATTAAATTATCCTGAAATTATAATCCTTGGACCAATTTATCCCACCTGGcaggtgggataaaataatccctaGTTTTATGGGATATTCAGGGTTAAGTTTGAGATTTAATTTATACCGTGTTTGGTTGAAAGTATAAATTTATTGATCTCAAGTTGTTAGTCCTATGCAGCTATGGCTCAACCGCTCAGCTCTCCACTTGGTGTCACGCATCACCTTGTTATCAAAACATGCACAAGGAACAAGATAAAAATCTACTCTACTAACACATTAAATCAGTGCACCCCGAAGAGAAGAGATATAACTagatataaaatataaaaaaataaaaaagacagcCCCGTGCACGAAGTTCCCGCTATGCGCGGGTTACGGGAAAGGGCCGAACCACAAGGTTTTATGTACGCAGTCTTACCCTGCATTTCTACAAGAGGTGATTTTCACAGCTCGAACCCATGACCTCGTGAGCAACTTTACCAATTAGGTCAAGGCTCCCCTTCAGATATAAATAGATACACAGGcagaaaaataaaattttcattcAATCAGGAAAAAGAGCAAAAAAAGTACACCGACATACCAATAAATATACAAACAGGAAAGATCACAGATTTCAAGATACGCCATGCAATAGCATCAACTACCACCAATCCACATACATACAATTACGATCAGAGAATACCAACAACATCCAATATTTCAGAAACACTACGAAGGggtcaaaaaaagaaaagaaatcataTTTTGGGGTACCCATTTCCATAAAATTGAATAAAAGAAACACAAAAATGAAACTCACAGAGAAGGGGAACGAAGTGTTGAAGCCATGAAAACTCCTCTATGAGATCTGAGTGGAGAATATGGAAGTGTTGACGTTTTAATAGATTGAAAGGTGGTTGGATTGAGTTTTAGAGCCATATTTGTGATGGTTTTTCAGGTACCTCGATTGTTCCGCACAGAccgcgagagagagagagagaagtgagATGCAACCAAATAAAGGGGACAAGGGCAAGTGAAAATGAAAAACGTTTGGCAGTTAATAATAGCCCTTCATATTTCGAGTATATTACAGCTAATGCCACTGTCCATCTGTATGCGTGTGCCTTTGAAATTTGTTTTCGTTTTCCGCTTTACTTGACGGGTTACATTATTTTCTCCGTCCAACACTCCAACTATATATGTTAAAAATCATATTCTGTACTTCTATTTTCCTATCTCAATATCTGGTACAACAAACGATAAAATACTTAGTGAAATCACACAATCTCAATATCTTATAATTTCTCAGCCTCAATTTATGTGGCGTCATTTTCTTTTTGATCTGTCTCAAAAAAAATgtcatctttttatatttagaaataatttaactttatgagatgatttacggcCACACATTTATATAAGGGTTGTTTTAGACCACAtatttcaaaaatattcttttctttcttaaactccgtgtcaggTTAaatagtgccacataaattgggacggagtaATTAAGTAatttttcttataaaaaaaaaaagtttaagaaaggaagctctaaggggtcatttggtagggTGTATAAGAATAATACTAAATAGGTTTATTAGTAATGCAGGAATTAATTATGTTGGGATTAGTTATGCTGAGATTATTTCTTATCGAATGTTTGGTGTGGTCTATCAAAACTAACATGCATTGCGtattttctaaaaattatttatttataaaaatacCTTCCACATTCTTGAGTCTTCAAGggcgattttttttttcacctgtttatgcatgtattaatAGTCTTGGTATTGTCAATATCATGATTTGTTATGTATTAGTTCTACATGGGATTGTATCGGGTAGAACCGGCCCGGGGTCGTATGTGAGACCGAGTGCTCGGGGTGGTCAGCGGAATCCTCACAGTTGTAGCTCACTCCCACCAACTCCAGTCACATCCACTATTCTAGATCAGAGAGCCACTGACTATGCTAACGTTGAGGGCAACCACACGTTACATCATCCATATGTTAGGGTGGAAAAGTCTTGTTTTGGTTTTGGACATAGATAGCTTATTATGTAAGCTAAGGCATCTTCACTTCCTCTCTggtaacctatctcttatttttCTCTCAAAGGCAATATACATCCGGGCGAATCATTTACCTTTGAACATATATTTATCTTGCTTGCTTTTATCATTTCTTTAGCTCTGTTTGCTCAATCAAACTCTTGCAATCACAAACACTGACCCCGAAAGGAGAGTTTCTGGGATTGGATACGACCTACTTATCTTTAAACCTATAAAATACAAATCTCTAACTGATTATCCCTTGTCACCGAAAAATAATTTGGCGCCGTCTGTAAGGATAGACATCTGTGGAGTTGCCCTGATTCGCAGTAGAAATTCTCCTTCCAGAAACTCTAAGTAAAATCATTGTGCACAGAAAGATATATCTAGCGGTAGCTTGAGCAATATACAGGggctctgtcacaccccgaccttactagggtgtgatgggcacccgaccccatactcggagccgagcgaacccacagactattatttcatacatgatctttccggacttttaaatcaaataagcatgaaatacatattaaggGTTTCAGAAATCTTTgctttttctttgtttatcaaatccaacaaaatctgtaattatataaaattcatatcataatacaaactgacacatcggctgatggagccgtttACAGAACTggcatactatacccacgactctgtctgcaaagtctctaacttcgaacaaacatcatagcacatatactctgactcggcaacactccaggacaagtggagtttaccatctccgctggaacgtcttctatactagcttcagctcatctgggtgtacctgtgcggcatgaaacgcagcccccgaagaagaggggtcagtacgagcaatgtactgagtatgttgatgagtcgtgaaattacgcgatattcgacgctaattccttaagcttttgtgactccttaagcacttttgttgttactttttgtgtttttatgttgttttgtaggaaaagatgcccggagagtataacggagcaaaacggaacaaaacggaccaaaatagagcaaaaatagaacaaattcaTACTTTCTGGCACCATATGCTACACGCAGAGTATAGCATATGGcgcagcatgtggtgcagcatgtggtgacagagaaaattgtcaccacatgctacggttttggcaccacatgcgattagcatgttgaacatgcgaatagcatgtggtgcagcatgttgtgcatgaggGTATTTTTGGCcaaattttgttcccgtttttggaatgatataaatactcttttagggtttgtaatagattatctttggcagtttttcatcaagtttggagactagtttttacaccacactttggggttaaagatttgaagatttggttgagtatttcttaaacctttaattcattccttcaattccttgctttgtattgtatatctaagtgtgtagctttctattccataacttgaatctcgtttatgaaagtattcttgattaaagtttggtttgaaactcttgttgtgcttatgtattgaatgattcttattgctattgaagtgggtctttgttgatttaattaatctcgttcttgaatgtttccaaagggattagctaaccctaggactcacccatttacttagattgagcttggaagaggaaatctaggttgggaaagattaattaacaagaatttgggtcattaaactcatctaataacttgagctcggaagaggatagttacttgaggttaaattgattgtacctaatatcacactctaaggcttggaaaagcttagagtgaaattcattgatttggttggaagactttcaatgagattttagatatcattatctatcaacacaaacccgctcttagttgtaaaatcataaaatacgttggatcattacttgagtgtaatctcctattatccatgcttgtggccattgatcattttactcgctttctaggttagtttacatttacgctttagttataattctctcaaaaaaacccaaaatattatccatcgtttggctttagcttagttggtgaaagttccttactttcttaatcgcctagcatattgttccctgtgggatcgaccccgactcatagttgggtaaatatattgcatacgaccgtgtacactttctctttgaggagtgtatttggacgttatcaaaaatggcgccgttgccgggaacaatttggcgtatttaggttagtttgggatttaagcttgcttgctttggtccaaattcgtaaatattagtgtagttgttttctttgctagattttatttttatatatatataaaaataaaaaaaaataaaaaactgaccagtttttgcaaaactgcaaaactgtccagttctgaaaatctgtccagtttttgcttttgcagaaactgtccagttctgaaaaattgtccagtttttgcttctgcagaaactgtccatttctgaaaaactgtccagtttttgcttctgcagaaactgtccagttctaaaaaaaaaaaaaacatggcatcttggaatgaaaacgaAAATGGAtttgatggttgcaatccatattttgatgacccatgtccatattgtgaaggaccccacttttggcaagattgtgaatatgctcccgggagagagatgtgtgcaccgtctccaTCCTATGATGAaagtatttgtaatatatgtggtggtcaaggtggacattggggtgattgtcccaattattttgcttcccctcccccaagttgttctaacgaaaatgctagttgcgcttttgagtttgacagggacaacggcatgacaaatgaaggacaaagtgccggatatgaaggcatcatggcaatgctccaaacatacttagatcgggaagctaaaatggaggaagagcgaaagctcctccaacaatccgttttagaaaatggagaaacCATGAAacgaatgaatgattcatttgaggatgccaattcctcaattgtcatggaagtgtcgactcctcaaaatgaaatggttgaagaagagatttcaagtttacaagatgaacccgaaaattcttgtgaccacgacgaaagttgtgaaattgaagaaatggttcaacttgaagaagaagagcataatcttgaagaagaaatctctaattctcaaaaagaagaagttgaggaaattttgaaaagcataatggggaggaatgaaCAATATGGGaaagtcttgaccaaattgtgggaagaagttcaacatggagatgatgaaactatccaaaaggtatatctcaccatggatggatttttacaagagttgaacgactctcacaatgaagaaaatcttgacaaaatgaaaattttgaaccaagattggctaatgaatcaagctcaacaacttgaagcctatggaaatcaccgtgaaggcatttcacggatgatggaagaatttctgaaaatgcatgttgagcaaagtcaagaagtggagctacttgaaattactatccaaaaattggaggccgaattgaatgcaaagattgaggcatgtgatgctcaatatcaaagggccatgaattgtagttttgagttggtttccaatgaagaagaggtcaagattgattttgatgAGCTAATGGCGAATTGCCAACCTACCAACCTAAAattagtgaatgatgccgaagttgaagaaatgatactagagttgcatgaagttgaactaaccgagcctatggagaattttggagatgaagatcaaagcgttttcattttgaagtttgttatgccaagaagacaaaatggcatgcctcacttacgggccaagaagtgcaaaatgcgatacccAAGAATTGGCCTCTTTGactttctaccaccgccccatgagcgtcatcatgatcttgattcaaagttggggcgcaaattcatatcttccaaatggaaggaaaagtggtaaaggtaaccgtcgtgccgcgcgttcaatcaagcgcttggtgggaggtaacccatcgttttaaaagttttaaatcatttttgaaattttattttttttaagaataGTTTAGTCTATGTTTTTTTTGACTAATCTACAAAGTTTCAGattttttggagttgttttgagcatgtcggaTACCCGGACaacccccaaaaccagtaaaagctgcgaaAATTTGTTTTTtggtgtcataacatgcgattcgcatgtcatacatgcgaatcgcatgtagtatcgcacatggtgacagagagagcaaaaaaaaaaaaaaaaaaaacttttttctggtgacatcacatgcgactcgcatgtcatacatgcgaattgcatgtcatgccagtaaaaatttttttttttttttttttaatgttttgtttagattatgtgcagcgaggacgctGCAATGTTTACAGTTGGGGGTGACacgtgctagcacattatattttgaaacttgctcaaattGTTTGAAAATCtcgttcttttgacatgttgtggattagtcactcttattattttattttctttgaggaCAAATGTGAAAActtttggcttgtttggtactaatagagttagtcttttgcatgtgaaattgaaatgcgaatacccctccaaattgttttgtgaaagttaaaaaacaaggtgcataggaaagaatgatctttgtgacaacgttttggctcatttggtgactctttacctactagttgtgtttactttggattatgagatattacactagttgatccatctagactagttcatatgccacgtgtggtgagtgtttgttgaataaatcttgtgtttacttttatcatctagaacttgccccgttagtcgttcaatgctaattttgattatgttggttggagagatgaccttgggctatctttgtgaaaaagcctctttagcctttctagcctaccattgcataaataatatcgctagtaaccccatttgagcccatgaccttttctttgattgccacattacaagcctttaccctttttgatgaaaagtctctcttttgaacctttccctccttgaacatgaaattgtgaatttgaggccaaaagtctaagttgggggtgtttgtgttgcttgagagtggtgaaggttgatgttgtgaaaaagtcaaaagaaaggaagaaaatttgaaaaatacaaaaaggttgcaaactttttgtgcaaaaaaatgtatctttgtaacaaaaaaaaaatggcaagtGACATCACCTGTGACTCGCAGGtcagacctgcgattcgcatgtggggtcgcaggtcgtgccagtgagtttaaaaaaaatctatttttatgttttgttttgattatgtgcagcgaggacactgcaacatttatagttgggggtggcatgtgctagcacattatattttggaactttataaaggaagttggaataattggggaaactagtatgcaaaggaaggagtgttgttttgaaatgaagagaaaagtggacgaaaggttttgtgtagtgttcaaggagggcgtaatcacttgtatcccaaatacttatcctacccttccctaagcctacattacaagcttaaaaagtccctatgtgatctccaactaaatgttcttgagttagcgatgattgaaaataagggcaagcttatggtgtgatatttgttagcactagaatttctttgttgagtgtgagtgactttgtgtatttcc
Encoded here:
- the LOC132637208 gene encoding stearoyl-[acyl-carrier-protein] 9-desaturase, chloroplastic encodes the protein MALKLNPTTFQSIKTSTLPYSPLRSHRGVFMASTLRSPSLEGGNLKKPFSPPREVHVQVTHSMPPEKREIFDSLHDWAENNILVHLKPVEKCWQASDFLPDPASEGFDEQIKELRERCKEIPDEYFVVLVGDMITEEALPTYQTMLNTLDGVRDETGASLTPWAIWTRAWTAEENRHGDLLNKYLYLSGRVDMRQVEKTIQYLIGSGMDPRTENNPYLGFIYTSFQERATFISHGNTARHAKEYGDMKLAQVCGIIAADEKRHETAYTKIVEKLFEVDPDGTVLAVADMMRKKISMPAHLMYDGRDDNLFEHFSAVAQRLGVYTAKDYADILEFLVGRWEIEKLTGLSGEGHKAQDYVCGLAPRIRKLEERAQARAKQKAPVPFSWVFGREIEL